One Prosthecobacter debontii DNA window includes the following coding sequences:
- a CDS encoding TIR domain-containing protein has product MATTKRTKRIFISHAHADKPLVDALVDLIETGMGIPSTNIFCTALEGLGIPSGASFIDYIKQQIRRPDVVLLLITENYLKRPFCLAEMGAAWAMSHRVIPLLSGRMSPGDVGGVLGATQILKVDQDSGLNQFFQELTTALRVSISNVPRWEAKKQQFLALVGSLQPKATLPAPEKTTVSGESELPLAHHIEGIWRAEFHYTDGSEYREIIEIRRESRNEFTGRIVPSLDNCPHTASIDHNRTKRIHASLSGTDMLTGVWYQPARPLTHGAFQLKVSQEDDSLLGGWLMFSDNKGIPVSDRWNWYRHVVGANSRFGVYGVTGAGKTTLCEHLQQRVMNCRFFSESGVIGDYMKRFHEESLEEFKLRSEAGRMEGRQKAFRFHAERIKNSCGVFVGDAHYSFPAERLGSLVQPHPDSRNGIQPVMPDAAWEIYQAIIYLDTPASIVKQRLQKQAQQTGRNEWASKLGVHEIQDWIDYEKEMLSRQCALRGKPFYVLSGDGAAAEIASQASVFVEQFKPTAY; this is encoded by the coding sequence ATGGCCACCACAAAGCGAACCAAGAGAATTTTTATCAGCCATGCTCATGCTGATAAGCCCCTCGTGGATGCATTGGTGGATTTGATCGAAACGGGAATGGGAATCCCTTCGACAAACATCTTTTGCACTGCACTCGAGGGGCTTGGAATCCCCTCAGGTGCAAGTTTCATTGACTACATCAAGCAGCAGATCCGGAGGCCTGATGTTGTGTTACTTTTGATCACTGAGAATTATCTCAAGCGTCCATTCTGTTTGGCGGAAATGGGAGCAGCATGGGCGATGTCGCACAGGGTCATACCGCTCCTTTCTGGTAGAATGAGTCCGGGCGACGTAGGGGGTGTTTTGGGAGCAACCCAAATCCTCAAGGTTGATCAGGACAGCGGGCTGAATCAGTTTTTTCAGGAACTGACGACAGCACTGCGCGTCTCAATATCTAACGTTCCTCGTTGGGAGGCAAAAAAACAGCAGTTCTTGGCTCTAGTCGGTAGTCTTCAGCCGAAGGCAACATTGCCAGCACCCGAAAAGACGACGGTGAGCGGCGAATCTGAGTTGCCGCTCGCGCATCATATTGAAGGTATTTGGAGAGCTGAATTTCATTACACTGATGGAAGCGAATACCGGGAGATAATTGAGATTCGCCGAGAAAGTAGGAATGAATTTACTGGTCGGATTGTGCCAAGCCTCGACAACTGCCCCCACACAGCCTCAATTGATCACAACCGCACGAAGCGTATCCACGCAAGCCTCAGCGGAACTGATATGCTGACTGGTGTATGGTATCAGCCTGCACGTCCTCTGACACATGGAGCATTCCAACTTAAAGTGTCTCAAGAGGACGACTCGCTTTTGGGAGGATGGTTGATGTTTAGCGATAACAAAGGTATTCCGGTTTCCGATCGGTGGAACTGGTATCGGCATGTGGTTGGCGCTAACTCAAGGTTTGGCGTGTATGGTGTCACGGGTGCCGGGAAAACGACGCTCTGTGAACACCTTCAACAACGGGTCATGAACTGCCGATTCTTTTCAGAGTCAGGAGTGATTGGCGACTATATGAAGCGGTTTCATGAAGAGTCCTTGGAGGAGTTTAAGCTTCGGTCAGAGGCAGGACGGATGGAAGGCCGCCAAAAAGCGTTTCGATTCCATGCAGAGCGAATCAAAAACTCCTGCGGGGTATTTGTGGGGGATGCCCACTATTCATTTCCAGCTGAGAGACTGGGGAGTCTCGTGCAACCCCACCCTGATTCTCGCAATGGCATCCAGCCTGTGATGCCGGATGCCGCGTGGGAGATATATCAAGCTATCATCTATCTCGATACGCCTGCCAGCATTGTTAAACAGAGGCTTCAAAAGCAGGCTCAACAGACAGGACGAAATGAATGGGCCTCGAAGCTAGGCGTCCATGAGATACAAGACTGGATCGACTACGAGAAAGAGATGCTGTCCAGGCAATGTGCTCTACGGGGGAAGCCGTTTTATGTTCTCTCCGGTGACGGGGCAGCCGCTGAAATAGCATCGCAAGCGTCCGTCTTCGTTGAGCAATTCAAACCCACCGCCTATTAG